Proteins from a genomic interval of Chryseobacterium indologenes:
- a CDS encoding DUF4407 domain-containing protein, whose protein sequence is MKTNQQTINQTNHKINWFQKFLMVCSGGNIHILRKTPSEWNKFSGIGGIVLFTAVFATLSAGYAMYTVFDNLWAATGFGILWGLMIFNLDRYIVSSIKKTGTWWNQILMAIPRLVLATFLGIIISKPLELKIFEKEVNKQLNTIIQRNKKQLQGEMNGRILQQSGPFETEKKQISEKIAQYQVAYDSASVELEKEILGKQSGLTSGKEGFGPNAKRKQELKEQRRLDLENYQKQAAPRLNYLDKEISKVYTNLETERKSTETFEDKFNGFAARLQALDELGKNSAIIGLAAAFIMGLFICLEISPVLVKLISHVGPYDYLLEKTENDFRLYSKEKIEKGNALTDFRVDDFKDNLKK, encoded by the coding sequence ATGAAAACAAACCAACAAACTATAAATCAAACGAATCATAAAATAAACTGGTTCCAGAAGTTTCTTATGGTATGTTCCGGAGGAAACATCCATATTTTAAGAAAGACTCCGAGTGAATGGAATAAATTTTCAGGGATCGGAGGAATTGTACTTTTCACTGCAGTATTTGCTACTCTCTCTGCAGGATATGCCATGTATACAGTATTTGATAACCTGTGGGCAGCTACAGGATTTGGAATTCTCTGGGGGTTAATGATTTTTAACCTGGACAGGTATATCGTTTCATCCATCAAAAAAACCGGGACATGGTGGAATCAGATTCTGATGGCTATTCCACGTTTGGTACTGGCCACCTTTTTAGGAATTATAATTTCAAAACCGCTGGAGCTTAAAATTTTTGAAAAAGAAGTAAATAAACAACTGAATACCATTATTCAAAGAAATAAAAAACAGCTTCAGGGAGAAATGAATGGAAGGATTCTGCAGCAAAGCGGCCCTTTTGAAACGGAGAAAAAACAAATCTCAGAAAAGATTGCTCAATATCAAGTGGCATATGACTCCGCATCCGTAGAACTTGAAAAAGAAATTCTCGGAAAACAATCAGGTTTAACCAGTGGTAAAGAAGGTTTCGGACCTAATGCCAAACGTAAACAGGAATTAAAAGAACAGCGACGACTTGATCTTGAAAATTATCAGAAACAAGCAGCTCCAAGGCTTAACTATCTTGACAAAGAAATCTCCAAAGTATACACCAATCTGGAAACAGAAAGAAAGTCTACGGAAACTTTTGAAGATAAATTCAACGGATTTGCAGCAAGACTTCAGGCTTTGGATGAACTTGGAAAAAACTCCGCAATTATAGGCCTGGCTGCGGCATTTATCATGGGGTTATTTATCTGTCTGGAAATCTCTCCTGTGTTGGTAAAGCTTATTTCGCATGTAGGGCCTTATGATTATCTTCTTGAAAAGACAGAAAACGATTTCAGATTATATTCCAAAGAGAAAATTGAAAAAGGAAATGCTTTGACAGATTTCCGTGTTGATGATTTTAAAGATAATTTAAAAAAATAG
- a CDS encoding AAA family ATPase → MIIDKEEIRKKKKKLDDCKAFLKKEFIGIDKIIDDVMEYIQIWYLMPEILTRPVVINLWGMTGVGKTDLVRKMVRFLEFQNRFVEIELSNSDETSWSKSVSDIFQSNGLSDEKPSIVLFDEIQRFNTIDPDGMPVPQTKFTDFWELLSDGRLSKREREDLEHYLFSYLLRKKENERRKVNGETDLDENPYLNLWDAKELKKYLSMDDDVMSIIDMKEEDMIKLIRKKQKEKKIYEPVNYSKMLIIISGNLDEAFQMSKETSEADIDANIYHAFTKKITVVDIKNALSRKFRPEQVARFGNIHLIYFSLKTEDFQKLIQREINNLKHNTKTKFGVGLKINKNINELIYRNGVFPVQGVRPVFSSVVDILDTNLSKFLFEAIIHDDPSIEINYSHADKIITGKIGDRLIEIPYLGKIDKIRQSNLQDAVANISVHECGHAVSYMLYTGFVPLQLKSKVASSYAAGFTFPHQIHDTKESIVDRIKIYLAGGIAEEIIFGEKNASIGRSHDREQATTLAIDYIRKYGFEENFQATYNLEDYPHRMQQHITDERIENLMQELARKTREDLILHFDLLKNMSKTLSEKGSLQPKEIYDIAIKHQLQVSLKEEGYLHIAGYHHLLNT, encoded by the coding sequence ATGATTATTGACAAAGAAGAAATCAGGAAGAAAAAGAAAAAACTGGACGACTGTAAAGCCTTCCTGAAAAAAGAATTCATCGGAATCGATAAGATTATTGATGATGTCATGGAATATATCCAGATATGGTATCTTATGCCTGAAATCCTGACACGCCCAGTGGTCATCAACCTTTGGGGAATGACAGGAGTAGGGAAAACAGATCTGGTGAGAAAGATGGTCCGGTTTCTCGAATTTCAGAATCGTTTTGTTGAAATAGAACTTAGCAATTCCGATGAGACCTCCTGGAGTAAAAGTGTCTCTGATATCTTCCAAAGCAACGGTTTGAGTGATGAAAAACCAAGCATTGTTCTTTTTGACGAGATTCAACGTTTTAACACTATTGATCCGGATGGCATGCCCGTTCCTCAGACCAAATTCACCGATTTCTGGGAACTTTTGAGTGACGGACGCCTCAGCAAGCGGGAACGGGAAGATCTCGAACATTACCTGTTTTCTTATCTTTTACGTAAAAAAGAAAATGAAAGACGCAAAGTAAACGGCGAAACAGACCTTGATGAGAATCCATATCTTAATTTATGGGATGCCAAAGAACTTAAAAAATATCTGAGTATGGATGATGATGTAATGAGCATCATTGATATGAAAGAGGAAGATATGATCAAGCTGATTCGTAAAAAGCAGAAAGAAAAGAAGATTTACGAACCCGTGAATTACAGTAAAATGCTGATTATTATCAGCGGAAATCTGGACGAAGCTTTTCAAATGTCAAAAGAAACAAGCGAGGCAGATATAGATGCTAATATTTACCATGCTTTTACCAAAAAAATAACTGTTGTAGATATTAAAAATGCCCTGTCAAGAAAATTTCGCCCTGAACAGGTGGCGAGATTCGGAAATATCCATCTGATCTATTTTTCGTTAAAAACGGAAGATTTTCAAAAATTAATTCAAAGGGAAATCAATAATCTAAAACATAATACTAAAACAAAATTTGGTGTAGGCTTAAAAATAAATAAAAATATTAACGAGCTCATTTACCGAAACGGGGTGTTCCCTGTACAGGGTGTGCGTCCTGTCTTCAGTAGTGTCGTTGATATTCTGGATACAAATTTGAGTAAGTTTCTTTTTGAAGCGATTATTCACGATGATCCGTCGATAGAGATCAATTACTCTCATGCTGACAAAATCATTACCGGTAAAATCGGTGATCGTCTGATCGAAATTCCTTATCTGGGTAAGATTGATAAAATACGGCAGTCTAACCTTCAGGATGCGGTAGCCAATATTAGTGTTCATGAATGCGGTCACGCAGTATCATATATGCTGTATACAGGCTTTGTTCCTTTACAGCTTAAAAGTAAAGTGGCGAGCAGTTATGCCGCAGGATTTACGTTTCCGCATCAGATCCACGATACCAAAGAAAGCATTGTCGACAGGATTAAAATTTATCTTGCTGGCGGAATTGCCGAAGAAATTATTTTTGGTGAAAAAAATGCAAGTATCGGAAGAAGCCATGACCGTGAGCAGGCTACCACTCTTGCTATAGACTATATCCGAAAATATGGTTTTGAAGAAAATTTCCAGGCTACTTACAATCTTGAAGATTACCCTCATCGAATGCAACAGCATATTACGGATGAAAGAATTGAAAATTTAATGCAGGAACTGGCCCGAAAAACCCGGGAAGATCTCATCTTACATTTTGATTTATTAAAAAACATGAGCAAAACGCTTAGTGAAAAAGGCAGTTTACAACCTAAGGAAATATATGATATAGCCATCAAACATCAATTACAAGTAAGCCTTAAAGAAGAAGGCTATTTGCATATTGCCGGCTATCACCATTTACTGAATACATAA
- a CDS encoding KTSC domain-containing protein, translating to MPSSVVNSFVYFPETEILRIIYQSGAVYDYMKVPAGIFEKFKAARSKGFFLNKVIKPKFKYIRIS from the coding sequence ATGCCTTCAAGTGTTGTCAATAGTTTTGTATATTTTCCTGAAACTGAAATATTGAGAATTATATATCAGTCGGGAGCAGTATACGATTATATGAAGGTACCGGCAGGCATCTTTGAAAAATTTAAGGCGGCAAGATCCAAAGGTTTTTTCCTCAATAAGGTAATCAAACCAAAATTCAAATACATCAGAATATCATAA
- the guaB gene encoding IMP dehydrogenase → MSIHNKIVETAITFDDVLLVPSYSEVLPNQVSLKSRLTDKITLNVPIVSAAMDTVTEGDLAIALARVGGLGFIHKNMTIAEQAAQVNRVKRSENGMISDPVTLSKDHTLGQAKEMMSKYKISGLPVVDSENVLIGIITNRDVKYQENLDMKVEEIMTKENLITSDKDTNLEKAKEILLRNRVEKLPIVDKDNKLVGLITIKDIDNQLEYPNANKDQNGRLIVGAGVGVGEDTLDRIEALVKAGVDIVAIDSAHGHSKGVLDKISEIRKAYPDLDIVGGNIVTAEAAKDLITAGANVLKVGVGPGSICTTRVVAGVGVPQLSAIYNVYEYAKSQNVTVIADGGIKLSGDIVKAIASGAGAVMLGSLLAGTDEAPGEEIIFQGRKFKSYQGMGSLSAMKRGGKERYFQSEAKKFVPEGIEGRVPHKGKLEDVIFQLTGGLRAGMGYCGAKDIEALQQDSKLVMITGSGLKESHPHDVIITQEAPNYSL, encoded by the coding sequence ATGTCTATTCATAACAAAATTGTAGAGACAGCCATCACTTTCGATGACGTTCTTCTAGTCCCTTCTTATTCAGAAGTTTTACCTAATCAGGTATCATTAAAATCAAGACTTACCGACAAAATCACGCTGAATGTTCCGATAGTTTCTGCTGCGATGGACACAGTTACTGAAGGAGATCTTGCCATTGCCTTAGCAAGAGTTGGAGGTTTGGGTTTCATTCACAAAAACATGACAATCGCTGAGCAGGCTGCTCAGGTAAACAGAGTAAAACGTTCTGAAAACGGAATGATCTCTGATCCTGTAACCCTTTCTAAAGATCATACTTTGGGACAGGCTAAGGAAATGATGTCAAAATACAAAATCTCAGGTTTGCCGGTTGTAGACAGTGAAAATGTTTTAATCGGAATCATTACCAACAGAGACGTTAAATATCAGGAAAATCTTGATATGAAAGTAGAGGAGATCATGACCAAAGAAAATCTGATCACTTCCGATAAAGATACCAATCTTGAAAAAGCAAAAGAAATTCTTCTTAGAAACAGAGTTGAAAAACTTCCTATCGTAGATAAAGACAACAAGCTTGTAGGATTAATTACGATCAAAGATATCGACAATCAGCTGGAGTACCCAAATGCCAATAAAGATCAGAACGGACGTCTTATTGTAGGTGCAGGAGTAGGTGTTGGTGAGGATACTTTAGACAGAATTGAAGCTTTGGTAAAAGCAGGAGTGGATATTGTAGCCATTGATTCTGCTCACGGACATTCTAAAGGAGTTTTAGACAAAATTTCTGAAATAAGAAAAGCATATCCGGACTTAGATATCGTAGGAGGAAATATTGTAACTGCCGAAGCGGCAAAAGACCTTATTACTGCAGGTGCAAATGTTCTTAAAGTAGGGGTAGGGCCAGGTTCTATCTGTACAACCAGAGTTGTAGCAGGAGTAGGTGTTCCTCAGTTATCAGCTATTTATAATGTATATGAATATGCCAAGTCTCAAAATGTAACGGTAATTGCAGATGGTGGAATCAAGCTTTCAGGAGATATTGTAAAAGCAATTGCAAGTGGTGCAGGAGCAGTAATGCTTGGATCTCTTTTGGCCGGAACGGATGAAGCTCCGGGTGAGGAGATTATTTTCCAGGGAAGAAAGTTCAAATCTTACCAGGGAATGGGAAGTCTTTCTGCAATGAAGAGAGGAGGTAAAGAAAGATATTTCCAGAGTGAAGCTAAAAAATTCGTTCCGGAAGGAATTGAAGGAAGAGTACCTCATAAAGGAAAATTGGAAGATGTAATTTTCCAGTTGACAGGAGGATTAAGAGCCGGTATGGGATATTGTGGGGCCAAAGATATTGAAGCTTTACAACAAGATTCCAAATTGGTTATGATCACAGGAAGCGGATTGAAAGAATCTCACCCTCATGACGTGATTATTACACAGGAAGCTCCGAATTATTCTTTATAA
- a CDS encoding DUF4252 domain-containing protein yields MKTLKNIFLAILMISIFQSCIVSEKPNMNFFSDSRYDFRDAKFTSFNVPMFLAKPYIKKALKEDGESEELIALVKKISKIKVLTVENGSKEMLNDYAKYLNNNHYEDWATIKHDGDNVNVRVKQNGDAIKNMLITVNSNKELVFVDVKGNFTTADISKMINSVSDK; encoded by the coding sequence ATGAAAACTTTAAAAAACATTTTCCTTGCTATTCTGATGATCAGTATTTTTCAATCCTGCATCGTATCAGAAAAACCTAATATGAATTTCTTTTCTGATTCACGATATGATTTCAGGGATGCTAAATTTACAAGTTTTAATGTGCCTATGTTCCTGGCTAAACCTTATATTAAGAAGGCTTTAAAAGAGGATGGGGAAAGCGAGGAACTCATTGCCCTTGTAAAGAAAATTTCAAAAATCAAAGTTCTCACCGTTGAAAACGGGAGCAAGGAAATGCTCAATGATTATGCAAAGTATCTGAATAATAATCACTACGAAGACTGGGCTACCATAAAACATGACGGTGACAATGTCAATGTTCGGGTAAAGCAAAACGGTGATGCTATTAAAAATATGCTGATCACTGTCAATTCAAATAAAGAATTGGTATTTGTAGATGTAAAAGGAAACTTTACAACCGCTGATATTTCAAAAATGATCAATTCTGTTTCCGATAAATAA
- a CDS encoding DUF4252 domain-containing protein: MKKLFIIFALAFSHFFNVYGQKDKFDQLFEKYQEVEGVTSIKIAKPMFGMLSSLNIDDSQLDQIKPLLSKINGLKILITENPEKSNTTDGRRVQTNLSELSKDISSYLKNLNYNEIMSVNSSGGKIKFLSAEAKNGILDDLLLSIDGGGGESIFVMLDGKLSMDDVSKIISSSETKKTIVSTTRSSLTSEGNSSYLNGEARNVGKFSGIQVSTGVNVVFKQEEPTSIKVIADSDKLQYIITKVENGILRIYIDNKGVRNLRFKNLSVNVSSPKMNSIDVSSGSNFTVVNSISEKDMRIDASSGANVTGDFKIAGATDISASSGANVRAGITTGNISIKSSSGSNMSLNGKADSGMIDISSGAVCKAEDLKLTYLETEATSGGNLSVSVSDKLKVRASSGGLVKYKGRPEIESNISKTSGGSLRPIE; this comes from the coding sequence ATGAAAAAACTATTCATAATATTCGCACTTGCTTTTTCCCATTTCTTCAACGTATATGGACAAAAAGATAAATTTGATCAACTTTTCGAAAAATATCAGGAAGTAGAAGGAGTAACTTCTATTAAAATTGCCAAACCGATGTTCGGTATGCTGAGCAGTTTAAATATTGATGATTCACAGTTGGATCAGATTAAACCGTTGCTGTCTAAAATCAATGGATTAAAAATTCTGATTACAGAGAATCCTGAAAAAAGCAATACCACCGATGGGCGAAGAGTCCAGACTAATCTGTCTGAATTAAGTAAAGATATTTCATCGTACCTGAAAAACCTGAATTACAATGAAATAATGTCAGTAAACAGTTCAGGAGGTAAAATAAAATTCCTTTCAGCAGAAGCTAAAAATGGTATTCTGGATGACCTTCTGTTAAGTATTGACGGTGGTGGCGGAGAAAGTATTTTTGTGATGCTGGACGGAAAACTTTCTATGGATGATGTGAGTAAGATTATCAGTTCCAGTGAAACTAAAAAGACCATCGTTTCCACCACACGCAGCAGCCTGACCTCAGAAGGAAATTCTTCCTACCTGAACGGCGAAGCAAGAAATGTAGGTAAATTCTCCGGAATTCAGGTAAGTACAGGAGTAAATGTAGTATTCAAGCAGGAAGAGCCTACGAGCATAAAAGTTATTGCAGATTCTGACAAATTGCAGTATATCATTACAAAAGTAGAAAATGGGATTTTGAGAATTTATATTGATAATAAAGGAGTAAGGAATTTAAGGTTTAAAAATTTAAGTGTAAATGTTTCTTCGCCGAAAATGAACAGTATTGATGTTTCATCCGGTTCAAACTTTACGGTGGTGAATTCTATTTCGGAAAAAGACATGAGAATTGATGCATCTTCAGGAGCCAACGTGACAGGTGATTTTAAAATTGCGGGAGCTACAGACATCTCTGCATCCTCAGGTGCTAACGTCAGAGCCGGAATCACAACAGGGAATATTTCCATTAAAAGTTCCAGTGGCTCCAATATGAGTCTGAACGGAAAAGCAGATTCAGGAATGATAGATATCAGCAGTGGTGCTGTTTGTAAAGCCGAAGACCTCAAATTAACCTACCTTGAAACAGAAGCCACATCAGGAGGAAACCTTTCCGTCAGTGTATCCGATAAATTAAAGGTGAGAGCATCTTCGGGAGGATTGGTAAAATATAAAGGAAGACCCGAGATAGAATCAAATATCAGTAAAACTTCGGGAGGAAGCCTGAGACCTATCGAATAA
- a CDS encoding GlmU family protein encodes MQLVFSDAQYWEDFLPLTFTRPVAAMRCGILTFSERWQKILGNTEASYFTEMYLQDKFNAPEEKESLFLVPNFLPSETVIQQIKDLKQGEALVYEDELVAARINMKDFSLHQIEKMTDIKEELVFFKKPADLFTYNHHAISFDFDLLTMGRTSQELSSTNGFLGDKKDLFIEEGASVEFSTINTKTGKIYIGKNTEIMEGCHLRGPIALCDESKFNLGAKIYGATTVGPHCKVGGEVNNIIIFGYSSKGHEGFVGNSVIGEWCNFGADSNSSNMKNNYGHVKFWNYRTKAFEDTGLQFAGLIMGDHSKTAINTQLNTGTVVGVASNIFKPGFPPNLVENFSWGGLKDDERFRLDKVYEVAERAMARRKVALTEEDKAILKHVFDNY; translated from the coding sequence ATGCAATTAGTTTTTTCAGACGCACAATATTGGGAAGATTTTCTTCCGCTTACCTTTACCCGACCTGTTGCAGCCATGCGATGCGGAATCCTGACTTTTTCTGAAAGATGGCAAAAAATTCTCGGAAACACCGAAGCTTCTTATTTTACGGAAATGTATCTTCAGGATAAATTTAATGCTCCTGAAGAAAAAGAAAGTCTTTTTCTTGTTCCGAATTTCCTGCCTTCTGAAACGGTTATTCAGCAGATCAAAGACCTGAAACAGGGAGAGGCACTGGTGTACGAAGATGAATTGGTAGCAGCAAGAATTAATATGAAAGATTTTTCTTTACATCAGATTGAAAAAATGACTGATATTAAAGAAGAACTTGTTTTCTTTAAAAAACCGGCAGATCTTTTTACATATAATCATCATGCGATCAGTTTTGATTTTGATCTGTTGACCATGGGAAGAACATCACAGGAATTATCTTCAACAAATGGTTTCCTGGGAGATAAAAAAGATCTTTTCATCGAAGAAGGGGCTTCCGTAGAGTTTTCAACGATCAATACAAAAACCGGTAAAATTTATATCGGTAAAAATACAGAAATTATGGAAGGCTGTCATCTTCGGGGGCCTATCGCATTGTGTGATGAATCTAAATTTAATTTAGGTGCTAAGATCTACGGAGCAACTACCGTGGGACCTCACTGTAAAGTAGGAGGAGAAGTCAATAATATAATTATTTTTGGCTATTCAAGTAAAGGGCATGAAGGTTTTGTAGGAAATTCAGTGATCGGAGAGTGGTGTAACTTCGGAGCAGACAGCAACTCTTCCAATATGAAAAATAACTACGGCCATGTAAAATTCTGGAATTACAGAACCAAAGCTTTTGAAGATACCGGATTACAATTTGCAGGGCTGATTATGGGAGACCATTCTAAAACGGCAATCAATACGCAGTTAAATACAGGGACTGTGGTCGGGGTGGCTTCCAATATTTTCAAACCAGGCTTTCCACCCAATCTTGTGGAAAACTTTTCATGGGGTGGATTGAAAGATGATGAAAGGTTCAGGTTGGATAAGGTCTATGAAGTGGCAGAAAGAGCAATGGCAAGAAGAAAAGTGGCTTTAACGGAAGAAGATAAAGCTATTTTGAAGCATGTGTTTGATAACTATTAG
- a CDS encoding type B 50S ribosomal protein L31: MKNGIHPENYRLVVFKDMSNDEVFLCKSTAETKDTIEFEGQEYPLIKMEISSTSHPFYTGKVKLVDTAGRVDKFMNKYKKFAK, from the coding sequence ATGAAAAACGGAATCCACCCAGAAAATTATAGACTTGTTGTTTTCAAAGATATGAGTAACGACGAGGTGTTTCTTTGCAAGTCTACTGCAGAAACAAAAGACACTATCGAGTTCGAAGGACAAGAGTATCCTCTAATCAAAATGGAGATCTCTTCAACTTCTCACCCTTTCTACACTGGTAAAGTGAAATTAGTTGACACTGCAGGTAGAGTTGATAAGTTCATGAACAAATACAAAAAATTCGCTAAGTAA